In a genomic window of Pseudodesulfovibrio senegalensis:
- a CDS encoding ABC transporter substrate-binding protein: MHGNLFTIYQILPKIPSLRQYATIMKTMKIMIGTGFTVMFCCLLLVAGSISEAWAKAPIRVTFIAPTPPSSAPFWNDYVAFMNVAAKDLGIELTVAESNNRFEEADNVKKALHAQRKPDYLIHIYQASISISELELADKAGVKTIIVNTSVVDQDRDSVGFPREKFPHWIGHIYPDDREAGKLLMDLLIKKARDMGLHGDDNTIHAIGLGGNRLATSSIHREEGMKKSLENHADVELKRYVLARWDKSTSYNKTRKLLALYPETKIVWTVNDHTAMGALHAMEETGIKAGKDVLVGGIDWSQDGIEAMRNGCMVASVGGHFMEGAWALIMILDYQNGHDFADPNPTLRSHMTVIDAKDINAYASVLDRKNWKRIDFTSLSKTYNPNLTEYDFSPNAILKQLEQ; encoded by the coding sequence ATGCACGGCAACCTCTTTACCATATATCAGATTCTGCCTAAAATACCATCACTTCGGCAATATGCAACCATAATGAAAACCATGAAAATAATGATCGGCACTGGTTTCACAGTGATGTTTTGTTGCCTCCTCCTCGTTGCTGGCTCCATTTCCGAGGCATGGGCAAAGGCTCCTATCCGGGTCACTTTTATTGCACCAACTCCTCCTTCAAGTGCACCGTTCTGGAATGATTATGTTGCATTCATGAACGTGGCAGCCAAGGATTTAGGGATAGAGTTGACTGTTGCAGAATCCAATAATCGTTTTGAAGAAGCAGATAATGTCAAGAAGGCTTTGCACGCGCAACGCAAGCCAGACTATCTGATACACATTTATCAGGCATCTATCAGCATTTCTGAACTTGAACTGGCCGACAAGGCTGGCGTAAAAACGATCATTGTTAACACCTCAGTTGTTGATCAGGACCGAGACTCGGTTGGTTTTCCTCGCGAAAAATTTCCGCATTGGATCGGACACATTTATCCCGACGACAGAGAAGCAGGAAAACTGCTCATGGACCTGTTGATCAAAAAAGCCCGAGACATGGGCCTTCATGGCGATGACAACACAATCCATGCGATTGGACTTGGTGGCAACCGGCTGGCAACCTCGTCTATCCACCGTGAAGAAGGGATGAAAAAAAGCCTTGAAAACCATGCAGATGTCGAATTGAAACGATATGTTCTTGCGCGTTGGGATAAAAGCACCTCATATAATAAGACAAGAAAACTTCTTGCACTCTACCCGGAAACAAAGATCGTCTGGACAGTGAATGACCATACTGCCATGGGAGCTTTGCATGCCATGGAAGAAACAGGAATCAAAGCAGGAAAGGATGTTCTCGTTGGAGGGATCGACTGGTCTCAGGACGGTATTGAAGCAATGAGAAATGGCTGCATGGTCGCCTCTGTCGGTGGACATTTCATGGAAGGGGCATGGGCCTTGATTATGATTCTAGATTACCAAAATGGACACGATTTTGCCGATCCAAATCCAACATTGCGATCACATATGACAGTGATCGATGCGAAAGATATCAATGCCTACGCCTCTGTTCTTGACCGCAAAAACTGGAAAAGGATCGACTTTACGTCGTTGTCCAAAACCTACAACCCAAACCTCACCGAATACGACTTCAGTCCAAACGCAATTTTAAAACAGCTGGAACAGTAG